One part of the Bacteroidia bacterium genome encodes these proteins:
- a CDS encoding enoyl-CoA hydratase/isomerase family protein, whose protein sequence is MFESLKIEISGKIAHLILNRPQALNALNKQVLKELVEACEYLNKQKEVRAVIIKGEGKCFSAGADLNESMDTKPEQSDWLERREQGQLGYRMCEAVQNLKAVSIAQVHGFAIGGAFLLMLACDFRLVEESTFFSIPEVDLGIPLTWGGIPKLISEIGPLKTKELVMTCRRFDAKEAMKLGLLNHIFPKEMLEEESLNLAQSLSEKPALALLMTKEQIHAHASQMTQSYLGSAEGDMLMSVLKDPESKAAALSFLSRLKEKDK, encoded by the coding sequence ATGTTTGAAAGCCTGAAGATCGAAATAAGCGGAAAAATCGCTCATTTAATTCTCAATCGCCCCCAGGCCCTGAATGCCTTAAACAAGCAAGTATTAAAGGAATTGGTAGAAGCCTGTGAGTACCTGAATAAGCAAAAGGAAGTAAGAGCAGTCATCATCAAAGGAGAAGGTAAATGCTTTTCGGCAGGAGCAGATCTAAACGAAAGTATGGATACAAAGCCTGAGCAAAGCGATTGGCTGGAAAGGCGTGAGCAGGGGCAATTGGGCTATCGGATGTGTGAGGCAGTCCAGAATCTCAAAGCAGTGAGTATCGCGCAGGTACATGGATTCGCCATAGGAGGAGCTTTTCTTTTGATGCTGGCTTGTGATTTTCGATTGGTGGAGGAAAGTACTTTCTTCTCGATTCCGGAAGTTGATCTGGGCATACCCCTGACCTGGGGAGGGATTCCGAAATTGATCTCAGAAATAGGTCCCTTGAAAACAAAGGAGCTGGTCATGACTTGCAGGCGATTTGATGCGAAAGAGGCCATGAAACTGGGGCTCTTAAATCATATTTTCCCCAAAGAAATGCTGGAGGAGGAAAGTCTGAATTTAGCCCAAAGCCTTTCAGAAAAACCTGCCTTAGCCTTGCTCATGACTAAAGAACAGATCCATGCACACGCCAGCCAGATGACTCAATCCTATCTGGGCAGCGCAGAAGGAGATATGTTGATGTCTGTATTAAAAGATCCGGAGTCTAAAGCAGCTGCTTTATCCTTTCTGAGCCGTCTTAAGGAAAAAGATAAATAA